AACCAGCATGGATAAGGCATGTGGCAGAGGGATTCCGGACAATACCAGGACTTCCAGAACATTGTCAAGCGAAGCCGAATCACTTTTATCAGGTTCGATGATAGGATAAAGTTTCCTGAGTTTTTCACCGAACAATTCAGATTTCAAAATAGATTCCCTTGCCTGCATCCAGAAACGGTTTCCTTTAATGGTGTTGATTTCACCGTTGTGACCCAGGAAACGAAAAGGTTGGGCAAGATCCCATGAAGGGAAAGTGTTGGTGCTGAAACGCGAATGTACCAGGGCAATGGCACTGGTCATAGCATCATCGTTCAGATCTTTATAATATGGTGCAATCTGCAAGGAGGTAAGCATACCTTTGTATACAAGCACCCTTGTTGACAAACTGCAGACATAAAAGTTCTTTTTCCCTTTTAAATCAGAATTTCTGATTTCGTTCTCCGTTTGTTTTCTGGCGATGTAAAGTTTACGTTCAAATATCTCCTGATCGAAATCAGATTTTACAAAAATTTGCCGAATAACAGGTTCGGCAGAAAGGGATATTTCTCCAAGAATGGAATTATCAACAGGGACATCTCTGAAGGTGATCAGATGAAGTCCTTCATTTTCTAATTGTTTAAGTAATATTTTTTCACAATACTCCGCTTCTTTGGGATCGCGGGGGAAAAATATCATTCCTGTTCCGTAATGTCCCAAATCAGGAACGGGAATACCTTGTTTTAAAATAAATTCATGAGGAATCTGCATTAAAATGCCGGCACCGTCACCTGTTTTATTATCAGCGCCTTCAGCGCCACGGTGAACCATATTAGCCAGTACCTCTAATCCTCTTTTAATGATGTCATGCGATTTCTGCCCTTTGATATGGGCAACAAAGCCGACACCACAGCTGTCGTGTTCATTCTCAGGGCTGTACATGCCCTGACTCCCAGCAATAGTTTTCTGCATTTGATTCATTACCTCCGATAAAATCGTTAATTAAAATAACCAGTTTATTCTCGTTTTAGTTTGTATAAATTGTTTTTAGTTTTTAGTTTGCAATTATCGAAGGGGCCGGATTAATTAGGACAAATTATTTTGACCTTAAAAAATCCTGCTTCTTTTGAAGCAGGATGAATTATCGCATTTAACCTCCAAACAATAAACAGGCAAAGTTAAAAAATGTTGCAATAAAACGAAATTAAGGACGCAGTTTTCTTACTTCAGCCCCGGTTCTCCACATTTCTGAATTTTTGATTGCGTCCAGTTCGGCCTGGAGTTTTTCCTGGTAGTCGGGTTTACTATTGGCTTCAATAGTAATCCTGGCTTCATTTCCGGTGGCAACACTTTCATAAAGCTGGTCAAATACAGGAGCAACTGCATCTCTGAATCTGTCTTTCCAGTCAAGAGCGCCCCTTTGAGCTGTAGTGGAACAATTGGAGAACATCCAGTCCATGCCATTTTCACCAACTAAAACAATCAGGCTCTGAGTGAGCTCTTCAACTGATTCATTGAATGCTTCACTGGGTGAATGGCCCTTTTTACGGAGCAGATTATACTGAGCTTCGAGAACACCGGCCAAACAGCCCATTAATGTACCTCTTTCACCGGTCAAATCACTGTAAACTTCTTTCTTGAAATCAGTTTCAAACAGATATCCGGAACCTATGCCGATACCCATTGCCAAAACCTTTTCCCTGGCCTTACCCGTAGCATCCTGATAGATTGCAAAACTCGAATTAATCCCTTTACCCTGCAGGAAAAGTCTTCTTGCACTGGTACCTGAACCCTTAGGTGCAACCATGATCACGTCAACATCTTTGGGAGGAATAATTCCGGTCTGATCATTATAGGTGATACCAAAACCATGAGAGAAATATAAAGTTTTCCCGGCAGTAAGATCCTTCTTAACAGTAGGCCAAAGTGAAATCTGTCCTGCATCAGAAAGAAGGAAACAAATAATAGTAGCTTTCTTGCAAGCTTCGTCAACTGAAAAGAGGTTTTTACCTTCCTGCCAGCCATCGGCCTTGGCTTTTTCCCAGGATTTGACATTCCAGGGTTTGTTGTCATGTTCCTGGCCAACGATAACATTAAAACCCTGATCTTTAAGATTTAATGACTGTGAAGGGCCTTGCACACCATAACCTAACACGGCTATAGTTTCATTCTTCAGGATTTCTTTTGCTTTTGCTAATGGGAATTCATCTCGGGTAACAACTTCTTCGATGACTCCGCCAAAATTGATTTTTGCCATTGGTCAAATTTTTAAATGTTAATTAAAATAAAATTAAACTATTGAAAAAGAACTAAGTTGGTCAAGTTCTTTAAGATAATGCGAAAGTTCTTTAATTTGTTTGGTTACAGCGATACGTCCGGAACGGTTGAACTGGAGTATGCCGAATGGTTCAAGTTTTTTATATAATTCAAGGGTTTCGTCGGAGTGTCCGGTTTTTTCTATGACTACATAATCGGGTTCAACCGTTAATATGCGGGCATTATTATCCCGGATAAGTTGCTCCACGCCACTTCCATGAGCCAATGCCCTGGTCGGCACCTTGTACAAGGCTATCTCCTGAAATATGATTTCATCCTCATGATAGTAGGAAGCCATCAGGACATCAACCAGCTTCTCGATCTGCCTGACCATTTTGATCACATTCTCTTCAGTGGTCCTGACTACTATTGTAAAACGGTGCACACCTTTTACTTCTGATTCAGAAACAGTAAGGCTTTCGATATTGATATGGCGGCGTGTAAAAATGATTGTTATCCGGCTAAGTAAGCCCACTTTATTCTCACTGTAAGCCATTATAGTGAATTCTCTTTCCATGACTTGTATTTTTTGTGGTGGTAATTTTTCCGGAAATCCGGAGAAATTGACAACGTCTTTTATTTTTTAATTATTTAAGTCTGATATCGGCAACAGAAGCGCCAGGTTCGACCATAGGGAAAATATTGGCCTCATTTTCAACCATTATTTCCAGTATGTAGGATTCTTTGCAGTCGAGCATTCTGGAAAGGGCGCCATCAAGTTGTTCACGTTCGGTCACCTTCTCGCCCCTTATGCCGTATGCATTTGCAATAGATACAAATTCGGGAGTAGACATGTGAGTTTCAGAATAACGTTTTTCAAAAAACATATCCTGCCACTGGCGAACCATACCCAGGAAATTATTGTTAAAGACCATCATCTTGATGGCAATGCCTGCCTGAATGATGGTGCCCATTTCCTGCATGGTCATCTGAAATCCGCCGTCACCGGCAATCATGACTACTTCTTTTCCGGGAGCTCCTATCTTTGCACCGATTGCAGCAGGAAGTCCAAATCCCATCGTCCCCAAACCACCGGAAGTAATAAAGTTATTTGGGCATACATGTTTATAATACCTGGCAGCAATCATTTGTTGCTGCCCCACATCAGTAGTAACAATCGCCTGTCCGTTGGTCTTTTCGGCAAGTTTCCGGACTATCTCACCCATCATAATTTTACCGGAAGAAGGATAACATTCCCTTTTTATAACCTCATCAAATTCCTTCTTGTCGCAAGCCCTAAATTCTTCAAACCATTCCTGATGTTGATTGAATTCAATATAAGGGAGTAAGGCATTGACCGCACTGCGTGCATCAGAATGTATGGCAACGGTGGTTTTTACATTTTTATCCAACTCGGCTGCATCAATCTCAATATGAACAACCTTGGCCTTGGAAGCATAACGTTTCAAATCGCCCGTTACCCTGTCGTCAAAACGCATCCCGACAGCAATAATAAGATCGCTTTCATTGGTCTTCACGTTTGGGCCAAAATTGCCATGCATGCCCAGCATACCTACATAATTGGGATGATCAGCAGGAAAAGCTGTCAGCCCCAGCAAGGTGCATGCAGCAGGAATTCCCGCCTTTTCGGACAATTGAATAACTTCCTTCTCTGCATTTGAAAGAAGTGCGCCATGTCCGACAAACATCATAGGTTTCCGAGAATTGTTAATCAACCCGGCAGCTTCCTTGACCTTTTCCATATCCAGTTGAGGAAAAGGATTGTAACTCCGTATCTTAGGAAAGCGTTCATATTCAAAAAGGAACTCTTCGTTTTGTGCATTTTTTGTAATATCAATCAGAACCGGACCTTTACGCCCTGTGTTGGCCACAATAAAAGCCTTGGCAAGTGCTTGCGGAATTTCAGAAGCCCGGGTTACCTGATAGTTCCATTTTGTAACCGGCATGGATAAACCGACCACATCGGTCTCCTGGAAAGCATCACTACCTAAAAGGCTGGAAGGAACCTGACCGGTAATAAAAACTACCGGGATTGAATCGCCATAAGCATTGGCAATACCGGTAATTAAATTAGTGGCACCAGGACCGGAGGTTGCAAAGCAAACGCCTGTCTTGCCCGAAGTCTGGGCATAAGCCTGGGCAGCATGTGCGGCACCTTGTTCGTGACGCACCAATATATGTCTGATCTTATCCTGATAATTGTATAAGGCATCATAAATGGGCATAATCTGTCCACCCGGATAACCAAAAATCGTATCAACTTTTTCTTCCAGCAGTGAAAGAATTAAGGCATCTGAACCACTAACCATCTGTTTCCCCTTCGTTTTCTTCTCTGCTGTGTCTTTTTCCTGTTCCATAGTTATTGTATCCATGGTTGAAAATTATAATCAATTTAATAAAATAATTTGAAAATTACATTATGTCAGCTTCAGTAACAGACAGAATATTAAATAATTCTGACTCCGCCTTTATCCGCCGAACTGACCATTTTGGCATAAGCCTGTAAGGCTTTAGAAATATTCCGTTCGCGCCCGGCCGGAGTAAAAGCTTGGTCTCCTTTTATCTGTTCCTGCTTGCGCCGGTCGGCCAATTCCTGGTCTGTTAACAAAACTTTAATGCTGCGGTTGGGAATATCAATTTCGATTTCATCGCCGTCTTTTAAAAGTGCCACATTACCACCGGCAGCTGCTTCGGGAGAAATATGCCCGATTGAAAGCCCTGATGTACCGCCTGAGAAACGGCCATCGGTGATCAGAGCACATTTGGCACCTAATTTCTTGGATTTAATATATGAAGTAGGATAAAGCATTTCCTGCATACCCGGTCCGCCTTTAGGCCCTTCATAATTGATGACAACCACATCGCCAGCCTGAACTTTATCATTTAAAATCCCGTCGCAGGCATCTTCCTGTGAATTGAAAACCTTTGCCTTACCTTTAAATTGAAGGACTGAAGCATCGACTCCTGCAGTTTTTACAATACAGCCATCCTGTGCAATATTTCCAAACAGGACAGCCAATCCACCATCAGAACTGTAGCAATGGGCTGTGTCGCGGATACATCCGGTCTTACGGTCGGTATCCAGTTCCTTATAATAATTACTTTGAGATCCCAGAACCAGGTTTCTGCTTCCGTTGCCCGGGGCACTTTTAGCCATATCAAAAGCTTCCTCGATTGCTGTGGCACGCATGATGTCATATTTATCCAAAGCCTGTTTCAGGGTATTTCCGTCAACACGTTTAACAGAAGTATCGATCAAGCCTGCCCGGTCGAGTTCGCCCATGATGGCCATAACACCTCCGGCGCGGTTTACATCCTGAACATGATAATTGCAGCTCGGAGCCACTTTGCAAATTACCGGGATGCGCCTTGAAAGAATATCAATATCTTTGATGGTAAAATCCACACCTGCTTCCTGGGCTACGGCCAACAGGTGAAGAACGGTATTGGTTGAACCGCCCATGGCAATATCCAAAGACATGGCATTGTTAAAGGCCTTTTTCGTTGCAATCGACCTGGGCAAAATGGAATCATCGCCAGCTTCATAATATTGTTTGGCCAGTTTAACTATTTGCTCTGCAGCCTTTTCGAAAAGTTTTCGACGGTTGCTGTGAGTGGCCAGAATGGTACCGTTACCGGGTAAAGACAAGCCCATAGCTTCACTCAGGCAGTTCATGGAATTGGCCGTAAACATCCCCGAGCAGCAACCACAGGAAGGACAGGCAGCCTGCTCTACTTTTGCAAGCTCTTCTTCTGAAACGGAATTGTCGCCGCCCATTACCATGGCATCAATCAGGTCAAGTGCTTTGTCACCAAGAATACCAGCTTCCATCGGACCTCCGGAGACAAATACTGTTGGAATATTAAGCCTCATGGAAGCCATCAGCATGCCTGGAGTTATTTTATCGCAATTGCTGATGCAAATCATGGCATCTGCCTTATGCGCATTTACCATATATTCAACGCTATCGGCAATGATATCCCGTGAAGGCAGGGAGTATAACATTCCGTCATGTCCCATGGCGATGCCGTCATCAATAGCAATTGTGTTAAATTCAGCAGCAAAACAACCTTGTTTTTCAATAACTTGCTTAATAATCTGTCCGATCTCATGGAGATGAACATGACCAGGGACAAATTGGGTAAAAGAATTGACAATGGCGATCACCGGTTTGCCCATTTGCTCTTCCTTCATTCCAACGGCACGCCAGAGACTTCTTGCTCCGGCCATCAACCGGCCTTCAGTAGTTATTGAACTTCTCAGCTTGTTCTGCATAATTTTTAAACTTTAAATTTATTTTTTAAAATTCCCAAAAAAAAAGCCATTCTCAACGAGAATGGCTTTTCTAAAATTATATTTTTAAACATACACCATCCTCACCACAGCCATTTAATGACTAGGACGACGACTAGAGAAATGACGTCTAAAGAGATGGTGGTATATTTATTCATGTTTATTTCATTTTTATAATGTGCAAATATATAGATTAAATTTAATATCCAAAATAAATTCATGAAATTTATCATGTTTTTATTCATATTTCAGAATTTTACTTGTGATTTGAAAGTAAACAAAAAGAATAAGATTGATTAAGCAAATCCCGAAACACCAATAAAAACAGCAAGAATATGCAAATCGAAATACCTTTTGGGCAGTTGGTTTATTATGTTTACTTTTAACCCAATTTAAATGGATCAGATTTAATTAAAATATTTTCGGTTTATGTTGTCAGAATTATTTAGAAATATAGCGGATTGGTACATGGGAAATATGAATTATGGTACCATCCTGTTATTAATGGCTATTGAAAGTTCAGTCCTTCCGTTACCCTCTGAAGTAGTTATCCCTCCTGCAGCCTGGAAAGCGGCTCAGGGAGATATGAATTTTTTCCTGGTGATTATCTTTGCCACATTGGGCGCAATTTGTGGGGCATTGTTCAATTATTTCATCTCTCTGATTGTAGGAAGAAAAATCGTATATGCTTTTGCAGATTC
The DNA window shown above is from Bacteroidota bacterium and carries:
- the ilvD gene encoding dihydroxy-acid dehydratase, with protein sequence MQNKLRSSITTEGRLMAGARSLWRAVGMKEEQMGKPVIAIVNSFTQFVPGHVHLHEIGQIIKQVIEKQGCFAAEFNTIAIDDGIAMGHDGMLYSLPSRDIIADSVEYMVNAHKADAMICISNCDKITPGMLMASMRLNIPTVFVSGGPMEAGILGDKALDLIDAMVMGGDNSVSEEELAKVEQAACPSCGCCSGMFTANSMNCLSEAMGLSLPGNGTILATHSNRRKLFEKAAEQIVKLAKQYYEAGDDSILPRSIATKKAFNNAMSLDIAMGGSTNTVLHLLAVAQEAGVDFTIKDIDILSRRIPVICKVAPSCNYHVQDVNRAGGVMAIMGELDRAGLIDTSVKRVDGNTLKQALDKYDIMRATAIEEAFDMAKSAPGNGSRNLVLGSQSNYYKELDTDRKTGCIRDTAHCYSSDGGLAVLFGNIAQDGCIVKTAGVDASVLQFKGKAKVFNSQEDACDGILNDKVQAGDVVVINYEGPKGGPGMQEMLYPTSYIKSKKLGAKCALITDGRFSGGTSGLSIGHISPEAAAGGNVALLKDGDEIEIDIPNRSIKVLLTDQELADRRKQEQIKGDQAFTPAGRERNISKALQAYAKMVSSADKGGVRII
- the ilvN gene encoding acetolactate synthase small subunit, with amino-acid sequence MEREFTIMAYSENKVGLLSRITIIFTRRHINIESLTVSESEVKGVHRFTIVVRTTEENVIKMVRQIEKLVDVLMASYYHEDEIIFQEIALYKVPTRALAHGSGVEQLIRDNNARILTVEPDYVVIEKTGHSDETLELYKKLEPFGILQFNRSGRIAVTKQIKELSHYLKELDQLSSFSIV
- the ilvC gene encoding ketol-acid reductoisomerase, translating into MAKINFGGVIEEVVTRDEFPLAKAKEILKNETIAVLGYGVQGPSQSLNLKDQGFNVIVGQEHDNKPWNVKSWEKAKADGWQEGKNLFSVDEACKKATIICFLLSDAGQISLWPTVKKDLTAGKTLYFSHGFGITYNDQTGIIPPKDVDVIMVAPKGSGTSARRLFLQGKGINSSFAIYQDATGKAREKVLAMGIGIGSGYLFETDFKKEVYSDLTGERGTLMGCLAGVLEAQYNLLRKKGHSPSEAFNESVEELTQSLIVLVGENGMDWMFSNCSTTAQRGALDWKDRFRDAVAPVFDQLYESVATGNEARITIEANSKPDYQEKLQAELDAIKNSEMWRTGAEVRKLRP
- the ilvB gene encoding biosynthetic-type acetolactate synthase large subunit; the encoded protein is MDTITMEQEKDTAEKKTKGKQMVSGSDALILSLLEEKVDTIFGYPGGQIMPIYDALYNYQDKIRHILVRHEQGAAHAAQAYAQTSGKTGVCFATSGPGATNLITGIANAYGDSIPVVFITGQVPSSLLGSDAFQETDVVGLSMPVTKWNYQVTRASEIPQALAKAFIVANTGRKGPVLIDITKNAQNEEFLFEYERFPKIRSYNPFPQLDMEKVKEAAGLINNSRKPMMFVGHGALLSNAEKEVIQLSEKAGIPAACTLLGLTAFPADHPNYVGMLGMHGNFGPNVKTNESDLIIAVGMRFDDRVTGDLKRYASKAKVVHIEIDAAELDKNVKTTVAIHSDARSAVNALLPYIEFNQHQEWFEEFRACDKKEFDEVIKRECYPSSGKIMMGEIVRKLAEKTNGQAIVTTDVGQQQMIAARYYKHVCPNNFITSGGLGTMGFGLPAAIGAKIGAPGKEVVMIAGDGGFQMTMQEMGTIIQAGIAIKMMVFNNNFLGMVRQWQDMFFEKRYSETHMSTPEFVSIANAYGIRGEKVTEREQLDGALSRMLDCKESYILEIMVENEANIFPMVEPGASVADIRLK
- a CDS encoding glutamate synthase subunit alpha, which codes for MQKTIAGSQGMYSPENEHDSCGVGFVAHIKGQKSHDIIKRGLEVLANMVHRGAEGADNKTGDGAGILMQIPHEFILKQGIPVPDLGHYGTGMIFFPRDPKEAEYCEKILLKQLENEGLHLITFRDVPVDNSILGEISLSAEPVIRQIFVKSDFDQEIFERKLYIARKQTENEIRNSDLKGKKNFYVCSLSTRVLVYKGMLTSLQIAPYYKDLNDDAMTSAIALVHSRFSTNTFPSWDLAQPFRFLGHNGEINTIKGNRFWMQARESILKSELFGEKLRKLYPIIEPDKSDSASLDNVLEVLVLSGIPLPHALSMLV